One segment of Syntrophorhabdaceae bacterium DNA contains the following:
- a CDS encoding carbamoyltransferase C-terminal domain-containing protein — MVILGLNAYHGDSSACILADGVLLAAAEEERFKRIKHWAGFPTQAIKYCLGSAGIRIDEVDHIAINRRPSAHMLKKALFAFSRRPGLGAIKNRLTNASKVYDIASVLCSEFYIQNSKLRAEIHNVEHHLAHLASSFFVAPFDSAAVVSVDGFGDFVSTMWGIGDGNRIVVNDQVSFPHSLGLFYLAMTQFLGFPYYGDEYKVMGLAPYGKPSEMNKMKEMVQLRPEGRFELCLDYFVHHSEGISMVWEKGEPTIGTVFSDKLIDLLGPPRRKDSPISEYHKNLGASLQQMYEDAFFHLLNHVYEKTGNRTLCLSGGCAMNSVANGKVFNRSPFKDMYIQSAAGDAGGAIGAAFHVWNQELGKPRSFVMEHAYFGPEFGNKEIMCELDNASSEIKREGCEVTLVEDEEALCREVAQRVAEGKIVGWFQGRMEWGPRALGNRSIVCDPRRPNIKDILNVKIKRRESFRPFAPSIIREAVAEWFETDYDVPFMLQVYQIREPKRNFIPAVTHVNGSGRLQSVTEDQNPRYYRLIKAFEAITHVPMVLNTSFNENEPVVCTPKEALDCFLRTKMDVLVLNNYFVERDAV, encoded by the coding sequence ATGGTCATTCTTGGTCTCAATGCATATCATGGCGATTCTTCGGCCTGCATCCTCGCTGACGGCGTGCTCCTCGCAGCTGCCGAGGAAGAGCGTTTTAAACGCATCAAACACTGGGCGGGATTTCCAACTCAAGCAATAAAATATTGCTTGGGGAGCGCCGGGATTAGAATCGATGAAGTTGATCATATTGCGATCAATCGGCGACCGAGTGCTCATATGTTGAAAAAGGCACTCTTCGCCTTTTCGAGGCGCCCCGGCTTGGGGGCTATAAAGAACCGGTTGACTAATGCAAGCAAGGTTTATGATATCGCCTCGGTTTTATGCTCCGAATTTTATATCCAGAATTCAAAACTCAGAGCTGAAATTCACAACGTTGAGCATCATCTGGCTCACCTTGCAAGCTCATTTTTCGTTGCTCCTTTTGACTCTGCCGCAGTGGTATCGGTGGATGGATTCGGCGATTTTGTGAGCACCATGTGGGGAATAGGTGACGGAAATCGGATAGTAGTGAATGATCAGGTAAGTTTTCCCCATTCTTTAGGTCTCTTCTATCTTGCAATGACGCAATTCTTAGGATTTCCGTATTATGGAGACGAGTATAAAGTGATGGGGCTAGCCCCTTATGGTAAACCCAGTGAAATGAATAAAATGAAGGAGATGGTGCAGCTTAGGCCGGAGGGACGTTTTGAACTATGTCTCGATTACTTCGTCCATCATTCGGAAGGAATCTCAATGGTTTGGGAAAAGGGAGAGCCCACGATTGGCACCGTTTTTTCGGATAAACTGATAGATCTGCTTGGACCGCCTCGAAGAAAGGACTCACCTATCAGTGAATATCATAAGAATCTCGGAGCTTCTCTGCAGCAGATGTACGAAGATGCATTTTTTCATCTTCTTAATCATGTATATGAAAAAACTGGAAATAGGACACTCTGTCTCTCTGGTGGATGCGCCATGAACTCCGTGGCTAACGGTAAAGTGTTCAATAGGAGCCCCTTTAAAGATATGTACATACAGTCGGCGGCAGGCGACGCAGGGGGCGCAATAGGTGCAGCATTCCACGTGTGGAATCAGGAATTGGGAAAACCACGATCGTTTGTCATGGAGCACGCGTACTTCGGCCCAGAATTTGGCAACAAAGAGATAATGTGTGAATTGGATAATGCAAGTTCCGAGATCAAGAGGGAAGGATGTGAGGTAACCTTAGTTGAAGACGAAGAAGCCCTGTGCCGGGAGGTAGCTCAACGTGTAGCCGAAGGTAAGATTGTAGGTTGGTTTCAGGGCCGAATGGAGTGGGGCCCGCGGGCCCTTGGGAATCGATCCATTGTCTGTGATCCGCGACGGCCAAATATCAAGGATATTCTCAATGTGAAGATCAAGCGTCGCGAATCGTTTCGACCCTTCGCACCGTCTATAATACGGGAGGCTGTAGCGGAGTGGTTTGAGACAGACTATGACGTACCTTTTATGTTGCAGGTATATCAGATTCGAGAACCGAAACGCAATTTTATACCTGCCGTAACACACGTAAATGGGTCCGGCCGTCTGCAAAGCGTTACAGAAGATCAAAATCCACGGTACTATAGGCTTATTAAGGCATTCGAGGCAATTACTCACGTGCCCATGGTTCTCAATACGTCTTTTAACGAAAATGAACCTGTAGTTTGCACGCCTAAGGAGGCATTGGACTGCTTTCTTCGTACGAAGATGGATGTGCTGGTTTTGAATAATTATTTCGTTGAAAGAGACGCAGTATAA
- a CDS encoding MBOAT family O-acyltransferase, producing MSLIINLGLLAYFKYTYFIADNVAFIGKAFGRDWQFSLGKIILPLGISFYTFVSLSYTIDIYRRVLGPVRDFKVYLTYVMFWPHMIAGPILRGHELINQILRGSRFRVSHIVAGVKAVVAGLFLKVGLADQLAPMVDDAFGMKPELLGGVDVWTMAFGFGLQIYFDFAGYSLIAIGSARLLGIHFPENFNWPYLAISPRDFWKGWHITLSSWVRDYLYLPLSGNSFRDSSRGGIDIVTDGVKSRNLSGGLTLPLFLSWFLMGLWHGASWNFALWGLWHATLIYMYRIAKNKFGWIPAGLQSMLGWCVTVSLVMLGWIPFRAADLADTLALYSKLFQFSRYRTLGFRENFYLIVFVFTAGMIGLYFLKKSRIAVLQNPWVRQTGEVIAVSTMLFIIFVFLKPVSQFIYFQF from the coding sequence GGGTCTGCTCGCTTACTTCAAATATACATATTTCATAGCAGACAACGTAGCTTTCATCGGAAAAGCTTTTGGAAGAGACTGGCAGTTCTCTTTAGGCAAGATAATCCTGCCCCTTGGAATTAGTTTTTATACCTTTGTATCGCTGAGTTACACCATCGACATCTATCGACGCGTTCTGGGACCCGTGAGGGATTTTAAGGTATATCTCACGTATGTCATGTTTTGGCCGCACATGATTGCGGGACCTATTTTAAGAGGACATGAGCTTATCAACCAAATTCTTCGCGGTTCCAGGTTTCGCGTTAGCCATATAGTGGCCGGCGTTAAGGCTGTTGTCGCAGGTCTTTTTTTGAAGGTTGGACTAGCCGATCAACTGGCTCCTATGGTCGATGACGCCTTCGGTATGAAGCCGGAATTATTGGGAGGGGTGGATGTGTGGACCATGGCGTTTGGGTTCGGCCTACAAATTTATTTTGATTTTGCAGGATACAGTCTTATAGCCATCGGTTCCGCCCGTCTTCTGGGTATTCATTTTCCGGAGAACTTTAATTGGCCCTATTTGGCGATCTCACCCCGCGATTTCTGGAAGGGCTGGCATATCACGTTGTCGTCATGGGTTAGAGACTATCTATACCTTCCATTGAGTGGAAACAGCTTCAGAGATAGTTCAAGGGGTGGAATTGACATTGTGACAGACGGGGTTAAGAGCCGAAACTTATCCGGGGGACTTACGCTTCCCCTCTTCTTGTCATGGTTTCTTATGGGTCTGTGGCACGGTGCCAGTTGGAATTTTGCCTTATGGGGATTATGGCATGCAACTCTAATATATATGTACCGGATTGCCAAGAACAAGTTTGGCTGGATACCGGCCGGACTGCAGTCAATGTTAGGTTGGTGTGTAACGGTTTCCTTGGTCATGCTGGGATGGATTCCCTTCAGGGCAGCCGATTTGGCAGACACTCTTGCTCTTTATTCGAAACTTTTTCAATTTTCCCGCTATCGAACATTGGGCTTTCGTGAAAATTTCTACCTGATCGTTTTTGTCTTTACTGCAGGTATGATCGGACTGTATTTCCTTAAAAAATCGAGAATTGCGGTTCTTCAGAATCCTTGGGTGAGACAGACGGGCGAGGTTATAGCCGTTAGCACGATGCTGTTCATCATATTTGTTTTTTTAAAACCAGTGAGCCAATTTATCTATTTTCAGTTTTAG